ACAAATCTCCTCTGCCAAATTTTCTCACATAGTCGAATACTTCCTCAATTTCAGCAATCCCTTTCATCCCTATTTCAGAATTCGAAAGCACCTCCCGCATAGAACTTAATTTCTCCTCATTTGATCCACTCAATTCAATAATTGGCTTCAAAACTTCTAAATCATCTTGCGTAAATCCTCTTTCGAGCAATTCTTTATTTACTCCTTCAAGTCCGATTTTATCGAGTTTATCGATTGCAACGGTCATATCCACAATGAGATCCGGTTTTCCTACTACTTCCGCTATTCCTGAAAGTACTTTGCGATTGTTAAGTTTGATGTTGAAATCTTTTAATCCCAATTCGACCAATGCTTCATTGTAGATCAAGATAAACTCAGCTTCATTTAACAAGGAAGCAGAACCGACCACATCTACATCGCATTGATAAAATTCACGGTATCTTCCTCTTTGAGGTCGATCAGCACGCCATACCGGTTGTATCTGAAATCTTTTGAATGGAAGAGCTATGTCATTTTGATGCATCACCACATAGCGGGCAAAGGGAACAGTTAGATCATACCTCAGAGCTTTCTCGGAAATATGAGAAATCAATGAAGTTGAATTTTTGCTTCCCAGTAAGTCTTCAGGCGCTTTACTCAAGTAATCTCCTGAGTTCAATATTTTAAATATTAACTTATCGCCTTCATCACCATACTTTCCAGTTAAAGTACTCAGGTTTTCGAATGATGGAGTCTGAATCTCAGCATATCCGAATTTCCTGAATATTGTCTTTAATGTATTGTAGATATGGTTACGTTTGTCCATTTCCACAGGAGAAAAATCCCGTGTACCTTTAGCTAATGATGGTTTAATTGATGCCATAGGCGCAAATATAGAAAAGAGATGTGAGATGTGAGATATGAGATGTGAGATAGTGGAAAGGAATTGAAGGGGAAATTGTGATTAGACAATAGACATAAGACAAAAGACATTAGAACTTATATGTGAGATAGTGGAAAGGAATTGTGATTAGA
The Sphingobacterium daejeonense genome window above contains:
- the hisS gene encoding histidine--tRNA ligase, with the translated sequence MASIKPSLAKGTRDFSPVEMDKRNHIYNTLKTIFRKFGYAEIQTPSFENLSTLTGKYGDEGDKLIFKILNSGDYLSKAPEDLLGSKNSTSLISHISEKALRYDLTVPFARYVVMHQNDIALPFKRFQIQPVWRADRPQRGRYREFYQCDVDVVGSASLLNEAEFILIYNEALVELGLKDFNIKLNNRKVLSGIAEVVGKPDLIVDMTVAIDKLDKIGLEGVNKELLERGFTQDDLEVLKPIIELSGSNEEKLSSMREVLSNSEIGMKGIAEIEEVFDYVRKFGRGDLLEKIVEVDITLARGLNYYTGCIFEVKTNEVQMGSIGGGGRYDDLTGMFGLKDLTGVGVSFGADRIFDVLEELNLFPTEGSARTKLLIVNFDSNLESYTLPMLYQIRQAGIAVELYPSAVKLKKQMSYADSKGIPFVLLVGEEEVESGQLSLKDMKTGEQQKVSIEELIEKIK